In Capricornis sumatraensis isolate serow.1 chromosome 16, serow.2, whole genome shotgun sequence, a genomic segment contains:
- the LOC138092864 gene encoding olfactory receptor 5W2-like — MEKENCSSVTEFIFLGITSGLEVKVTLFAMLLMVYLINLLGNLGMIILIRMDPQLQTPMYFFLSHLSFCDLCYSTAIGPKMLVDLLAKNKSIPFYGCALQFLIACTFADSECLLLAVMAYDRYRAISRPLLYAVSMSSGVCSLLVAGVYLVGMTDALIHTTLAFHLCFCGSNEINHFFCDLPPLYLLSCSDTQVNEWTVFIVFGFIELSSISGVLVSYCYIILAVSKIHSTKGRFKAFSTCASHLTAVAIFQGTMLFMYFRPSSIYSLDQDKMTSLFYTLMIPMLNPLIYSLRNKDVKNALGKLKNKRWFQRFI, encoded by the coding sequence atggagaaagaaaattgCTCCTCTGTGactgaattcattttcttggggattaCCAGTGGTCTGGAAGTGAAAGTGACCTTATTTGCCATGTTGCTGATGGTCTATCTCATTAATCTTCTGGGAAATCTTGGAATGATAATTTTGATTAGAATGGATCCCCAGCTGCAAACGCCAATGTACTTTTTCCTCAGCCACCTCTCCTTCTGTGACCTCTGCTATTCCACAGCCATTGGGCCCAAAATGCTGGTTGACCTTTTGGCCAAGAACAAATCAATCCCCTTCTACGGCTGTGCCCTACAGTTCTTGATTGCCTGTACCTTTGCAGATTCTGAGTGTCTCCTGCTGGCAGTGATGGCCTATGATCGATATAGGGCCATCAGCAGGCCCTTGCTCTATGCGGTCAGCATGTCCAGTGGGGTGTGCTCCCTGCTCGTGGCTGGGGTTTACCTGGTGGGAAtgacagatgctttgatccacacGACATTAGCATTCCACTTATGCTTTTGTGGGTCAAATGAGATTAACCACTTCTTCTGTGACTTACCTCCACTCTACCTTCTTTCCTGCTCTGATACACAGGTCAATGAATGGACAGTATTTATTGTTTTCGGCTTCATTGAATTGAGCTCAATTTCAGGAGTTCTTGTCTCTTACTGTTATATCATCCTAGCAGTCTCAAAGATCCATTCTACTAAGGGGAGGTTCAAAGCTTTCTCCACCTGCGCCTCTCACTTAACTGCTGTGGCAATTTTCCAGGGAACTATGCTCTTTATGTACTTTAGGCCAAGTTCAATCTACTCTTTAGATCAAGACAAAATGACCTCATTGTTTTACACCCTTATGATTCCCATGTTAAATCCTCTGATTTATAGCCTACGGAACAAGGATGTGAAAAATGCTCtaggaaaactaaaaaataaaagatggttTCAAAGATTTAtataa